From a single Fusobacterium ulcerans ATCC 49185 genomic region:
- a CDS encoding BatD family protein, with product MKKLFNLLLFLLISSVTFSEIILDVNNNNPSINEPISLQVKFLDSDKKDYTIDGIENFKIASKGSQSSYSIVNGKSTSSKSDVYTLIPLKEGNFTLKVNGKKETSNSININVSKETKVNVEGKIIIQDNLKEKNTFYFGQKIPFDEKLLTTVPLRNLKYIDRPNFGDLSVKDITPANNRGGYIEKYFTDEKGNRGLEITLYQAILQANSSGNKSIKGGYAAVVESGPNDSFVFGSTSAPVYLGSKEMELNILPLPSGKPAGFQEVVGELKGDYSWNNDKIKFGESVVLTLKLYGDVNLDMLEKIVPNNLPDFNVFESSKESGERIIDGKYYAEKTFEIAFIPKITDKATIPSIKIPYFNTAEKKYMDFEVPAKEIEITGSANGTVIPSTVTPATPPGNNTPAVINAPSAPAEKIAISSIPDSQIEKIDIADNKLMIGVIILSLLEAGIIIFLLLDRKILKNSSNPKLKQMKKVKDDKEFYNLYCELMKEKFDFSPKAHLEDKLLKSGTNEKIIELNRDIEKKIYAFEPLDRNEILRTLKKELKG from the coding sequence ATGAAAAAACTTTTTAATTTACTGCTGTTTTTACTCATCAGCAGTGTTACATTTTCTGAAATAATCTTAGATGTCAACAATAATAATCCATCTATAAATGAACCTATTTCTCTACAGGTAAAGTTTTTAGACAGTGACAAAAAAGATTATACAATAGATGGAATAGAAAATTTTAAGATAGCTTCTAAAGGAAGTCAATCAAGCTATTCCATAGTAAATGGAAAATCTACAAGTTCAAAATCAGATGTATATACTCTTATTCCTCTTAAAGAAGGAAACTTTACTTTAAAAGTAAATGGGAAAAAAGAGACATCAAATTCTATAAATATAAATGTTTCTAAAGAAACAAAAGTTAATGTAGAAGGAAAAATAATTATTCAGGATAATCTGAAAGAAAAAAATACTTTCTATTTTGGACAAAAAATACCTTTTGATGAAAAATTATTAACAACTGTTCCCTTAAGAAATTTAAAATATATAGACAGACCAAATTTTGGTGATCTTTCTGTAAAAGACATAACTCCAGCAAATAATAGAGGAGGTTACATCGAAAAATATTTTACTGATGAAAAGGGAAACAGAGGCTTGGAAATAACTCTTTATCAGGCTATATTACAAGCTAATTCCTCTGGAAATAAATCTATAAAAGGAGGATATGCTGCTGTAGTAGAAAGTGGTCCTAATGACAGTTTTGTATTTGGAAGTACTTCTGCTCCTGTATATCTTGGTTCTAAAGAGATGGAACTTAATATTCTTCCTCTTCCTTCTGGTAAACCTGCTGGTTTCCAAGAAGTTGTAGGAGAATTAAAAGGTGACTATTCTTGGAATAATGACAAAATAAAGTTTGGGGAATCTGTGGTTCTTACTTTAAAACTTTATGGAGATGTTAACTTGGATATGCTTGAAAAAATAGTTCCTAATAATCTCCCTGACTTTAATGTTTTTGAAAGTTCTAAAGAAAGTGGAGAAAGAATTATAGATGGAAAGTATTATGCTGAAAAAACTTTTGAAATAGCTTTTATTCCAAAAATAACTGATAAAGCAACTATTCCATCTATTAAAATTCCATATTTTAATACTGCCGAGAAGAAATACATGGATTTTGAAGTTCCTGCAAAAGAAATAGAAATTACAGGTTCAGCTAATGGAACAGTTATTCCTTCAACTGTGACTCCTGCTACTCCACCTGGGAATAATACTCCTGCTGTTATAAATGCTCCATCTGCACCAGCAGAAAAAATAGCTATCTCTTCTATCCCTGATTCGCAGATAGAAAAAATTGATATAGCAGACAATAAGCTTATGATTGGAGTTATAATTCTTTCTTTATTGGAAGCAGGTATTATCATATTTCTACTATTAGATAGAAAAATATTAAAAAATTCTTCTAACCCTAAATTAAAACAAATGAAAAAAGTAAAGGATGACAAAGAATTTTATAATCTTTATTGTGAACTTATGAAAGAAAAATTTGATTTCAGCCCAAAAGCTCACTTAGAAGATAAGCTTCTAAAAAGTGGGACCAATGAAAAAATAATTGAGTTGAATAGAGATATTGAAAAGAAAATCTATGCTTTTGAACCATT